In the Solanum pennellii chromosome 5, SPENNV200 genome, one interval contains:
- the LOC107019270 gene encoding vinorine synthase, whose translation MKIEIEIISKLIIKPSSPTPHELHNYKLSYLDQITPNILMPLVFFYQPNNNFTNTHISNQLKTSLSHTLTKFYPLGGRLGIANTHVNCNDEGVPYVEAIAKCNLSEFLLDPLPNELNKFIPCDLHDVKEFCLLVQANFFQCGGMAIGIAISHKIADALSTFMIINTWGAIARGSIDVPCPRFDSSILFPPRDVTKFKSSVMIEKDNIVTKRFVFSASKVSALRDKYTEKGSENTRPPSRIEALSAFIWTRLMASIHAERDETKIYGMVHTVNLRTRSDPPLPDSLFGNVMQVVVTVPATDSNDNNSTNEEQDFELVKKVRESINNINSEFVSGLRKKDQKHLSFIKEKANEQRKGELVVFNFTSLCRLPLYKADFGWGKPIWVGSARLVLKDVFGFLDTKSGNGIEAWVNLKEEDMAIFEADKELLSWCSD comes from the coding sequence atgaaaattgaaatagaaaTCATCTCCAAATTGATAATCAAGCCATCTTCACCAACCCCACATGAACTTCACAATTACAAACTTTCATATCTTGATCAAATTACTCCAAATATTTTGATGCCACTTGTTTTTTTCTATCAACCAAACAATAACTTCACCAACACACACATATCAAACCAACTTAAGACATCTTTATCACATACCTTGACAAAATTCTACCCTCTTGGCGGACGTCTAGGCATAGCCAACACCCACGTCAACTGCAACGATGAGGGTGTTCCATATGTAGAAGCCATAGCCAAATGCAATCTCTCAGAGTTCCTTCTTGATCCACTTCCTAACGAACTTAACAAGTTCATCCCTTGTGATTTACATGATGTTAAAGAGTTTTGCTTACTAGTACAAGCAAACTTTTTCCAATGTGGAGGAATGGCTATTGGTATAGCCATTTCTCATAAGATAGCTGATGCATTGTCCACGTTCATGATTATTAATACCTGGGGAGCTATTGCAAGAGGGAGTATCGACGTACCTTGTCCAAGATTTGATTCTTCCATACTATTTCCACCAAGAGATGTAACAAAGTTCAAATCAAGCGTCATGATTGAGAAAGACAACATTGTGACCAAGAGGTTTGTGTTCTCTGCCTCTAAAGTATCAGCACTCAGAGATAAGTATACTGAAAAGGGCAGTGAAAATACGAGACCTCCCTCGAGGATTGAAGCTTTATCAGCTTTCATATGGACACGTTTGATGGCAAGTATTCATGCTGAAAGAGATGAAACTAAGATATATGGCATGGTTCATACGGTGAACTTACGTACCAGAAGTGATCCTCCATTGCCTGATTCCTTATTCGGGAATGTAATGCAAGTAGTCGTTACAGTACCAGCTACAGAtagtaatgataataatagtaCTAATGAGGAACAAGATTTTGAGCTAGTAAAAAAAGTAAGAGAAAGTATAAACAACATAAACAGTGAATTTGTCTCAGGTCTCCGGAAGAAGGATCAAAAACACTTGAGTTTCATCAAAGAGAAAGCAAATGAGCAGAGGAAAGGGGAGCTAGTCGTGTTCAACTTCACTAGTTTGTGTCGATTGCCTTTATACAAAGCTGATTTTGGTTGGGGAAAACCGATATGGGTAGGATCGGCTAGACTTGTTCTCAAGGATGTTTTTGGTTTTCTAGACACAAAGTCAGGTAATGGCATAGAAGCCTGGGTAAATCTCAAAGAAGAAGACATGGCTATATTTGAAGCTGACAAGGAATTGCTTTCTTGGTGTAGTGACTGA
- the LOC107020814 gene encoding serine/threonine protein phosphatase 2A 57 kDa regulatory subunit B' theta isoform-like, whose translation MIKQIFGKKKQSKTAGSTSSKKSDGGGKKVAVSANTVISAPYSVSASTGDKFVRDGSLKLNGNLVAASYDALPSFRDVPNAEKQNLFIRKLNMCCVLFDFTDPTKNLKEKEIKRQTLLELVEYVTSANVKFTEVVMQAVVKMVSTNLFRELMPQPRENKTLAFDVEEDEPAMDPSWPHLQIVYEFLLRFVASPETDAKVAKRYIDHSFVLRLLDLFDSEDPREREYLKIILHRVYGKFMVHRPYIRKAINNIFYRFVFETEKHNGIAELLEILGSIINGFALPLKEEHKLFLVRTLIPLHKPKCLAMYHQQLTYCMTQFVEKDCKLADTVIRGLLKYWPVTNSSKEVMFLGELEEILEATQPPDFQRCMVPLFRRIAQCLTSLHFQVAERALFLWNNDHIENLIKQHRKVILPIIFPALERNARNHWNQAVHSLSLNIRKIFYDLDPELFKECLHNFQEDELKEDEINSKREATWKRLEELAAKNTTSNEAVLVPSTGHSRT comes from the exons AGAAAAGTGATGGAGGAGGTAAAAAGGTTGCGGTATCAGCTAATACTGTCATTTCAGCTCCTTATTCTGTTTCAGCTTCAACGGGGGATAAATTTGTTCGAGATGGGAGCTTAAAGCTTAATGGGAATCTCGTTGCAGCTTCTTACGATGCATTGCCTAGTTTTAGGGATGTTCCCAATGCTGAGAAACAGAACTTGTTTATTAGGAAGCTTAATATGTGTtgtgttttgtttgattttactGATCCTACAAAAAACCTTAAAGAAAAGGAGATCAAGCGACAGACGTTGTTGGAGCTTGTGGAGTACGTCACGTCTGCAAATGTGAAATTTACTGAAGTGGTGATGCAAGCAGTAGTAAAGATGGTGTCGACTAATTTGTTTAGGGAACTCATGCCCCAGCCTCGAGAAAACAAGACGTTGGCCTTTGATGTGGAAGAGGATGAACCTGCCATGGATCCTTCATGGCCACATCTGCAAATTGTGTATGAGTTCCTTCTGAGATTTGTTGCATCACCTGAAACTGATGCAAAAGTTGCCAAAAGATATATAGATCATTCCTTTGTACTCAGATTGCTTGATCTTTTTGACTCTGAGGATCCTAGGGAGAGGGAGTACTTGAAAATAATACTGCACCGTGTCTATGGGAAGTTTATGGTACACCGGCCTTACATCAGGAAGGCTattaataacatattttatcGTTTCGTTTTTGAGACTGAAAAACATAATGGGATTGCGGAGCTTCTGGAAATTCTTGGCAGCATAATCAATGGGTTTGCTTTGCCACTAAAAGAGGAACACAAGCTTTTTCTTGTACGGACATTGATTCCCTTGCATAAACCCAAATGCTTAGCCATGTACCATCAACAGTTAACTTATTGTATGACACAGTTTGTGGAGAAAGACTGCAAACTTGCTGATACAGTTATTAGGGGATTGTTAAAGTATTGGCCAGTAACAAATAGCTCAAAAGAGGTCATGTTCCTTGGTGAGTTGGAGGAAATCTTGGAAGCTACTCAACCACCAGATTTCCAAAGGTGTATGGTGCCGTTGTTTCGTCGTATTGCTCAATGTTTGACTAGCTTGCATTTTCAG GTGGCGGAGAGGGCTTTATTCTTGTGGAATAACGATCATATTGAGAATTTGATAAAGCAACATCGAAAAGTGATACTGCCTATCATCTTTCCTGCACTGGAAAGAAATGCCAGAAACCATTGGAATCAGGCTGTTCACAGTTTGTCACTGAATATTCGGAAGATATTCTATGATCTTGATCCTGAGCTATTCAAGGAGTGCTTgcacaactttcaagaagatgaatTGAAGGAAGATGAGATTAACTCAAAACGTGAAGCTACATGGAAACGATTAGAAGAACTCGCGGCCAAAAATACTACAAGTAATGAAGCTGTGCTTGTGCCATCCACCGGGCATTCTCGAACTTAA